One Streptomyces sp. RPA4-2 genomic window carries:
- a CDS encoding bifunctional DNA primase/polymerase, protein MSAEFGRRSGAQGRISQWLRGRRPKEIADDGGREALLLAAAAAGLPLAQAAYPSGYRCSCDRVGCPTPARHPVSFAWQTQSTTDRAQIERWVRHQPQANFITATGMVHDVLDVPVDAGREALERLLASGVEVGPVAESGDGRMFFFTLTRGTPEDEDEWWPCELDSHPETTDEHPGLRWHCRGSYVLVPPAQLPGDLTVDWLRGPEHPLPDPLTLLEALTDACARYAGENESDQLAAWPHRG, encoded by the coding sequence ATGAGCGCAGAGTTCGGCCGCCGCTCCGGCGCGCAGGGCAGGATCTCCCAGTGGCTGCGTGGTCGCCGTCCCAAGGAGATCGCCGACGACGGCGGGCGTGAAGCCCTGCTGCTCGCCGCTGCCGCCGCTGGGCTGCCGCTCGCGCAGGCCGCGTACCCCTCCGGCTACCGATGTTCCTGTGACCGCGTCGGCTGTCCCACCCCCGCGCGCCATCCCGTGTCCTTCGCCTGGCAGACCCAGTCCACGACCGACCGCGCCCAGATCGAGCGATGGGTACGGCACCAGCCGCAGGCCAACTTCATCACCGCCACCGGCATGGTGCACGACGTGCTCGACGTGCCGGTCGACGCGGGCCGCGAGGCCCTGGAGCGGCTGCTCGCCTCCGGCGTCGAGGTCGGACCCGTCGCCGAGAGCGGTGACGGACGCATGTTCTTCTTCACGCTCACCCGCGGTACGCCCGAGGACGAGGACGAGTGGTGGCCCTGCGAGCTGGACTCGCACCCCGAGACGACGGACGAACACCCCGGCCTGCGCTGGCACTGCCGCGGTTCCTATGTGCTCGTCCCACCGGCCCAGCTTCCCGGTGACCTGACCGTCGACTGGCTGCGCGGCCCCGAACACCCGCTCCCCGACCCGCTGACCCTGCTCGAGGCCCTGACGGACGCCTGCGCCCGCTACGCGGGAGAGAACGAGTCCGACCAGCTGGCCGCCTGGCCCCACCGCGGCTAG
- the efeB gene encoding iron uptake transporter deferrochelatase/peroxidase subunit, which produces MTTDRTESTDGPTPSRRSLIGWGGAGLALGAAAAGGAVAMTRTGNDVDPAGAETGAAVAFHGTHQAGIATPVQDRLHFAAFDVKTDDRAEFVQMLKEWTAAARRMTGGHTVGEGAYGGLAEAPPDDTGEALGLKPSRLTLTIGFGPSLFEKFGLAGQRPQALVDLPKFPGDNLEAARSNGDLCIQACADDPQVAVHAIRNLARIGFGKVAIRWSQLGFGKTSSTTPDAQTPRNLMGFKDGTRNIAGTEPERLKKFVWVGEGDGPAWMTGGSYLVARRIRMNIETWDRTSLQEQEDVFGRDKGEGAPAGKAKERDEPFLKAMKPDAHVRLAHPESNDGITLLRRGYSFTDGTDGLGRLEAGLFFLAYQRDVRKGFIPVQRRLSHSDALNEYIQHVSSAVFAAPPGVRDKDDWWGRTLFAKEA; this is translated from the coding sequence GTGACGACCGACAGGACTGAATCCACCGACGGGCCCACACCGTCGCGGCGTTCGCTGATCGGCTGGGGCGGTGCCGGGCTCGCGCTCGGCGCCGCCGCGGCCGGGGGCGCGGTGGCGATGACCCGTACCGGGAACGACGTGGACCCGGCGGGCGCCGAGACCGGCGCCGCGGTCGCCTTCCACGGCACGCACCAGGCGGGCATCGCCACGCCGGTGCAGGACCGGCTGCACTTCGCCGCGTTCGACGTGAAGACCGACGACCGCGCCGAGTTCGTCCAGATGCTGAAGGAGTGGACGGCCGCCGCCCGCCGGATGACCGGCGGCCACACGGTCGGCGAGGGCGCCTACGGCGGCCTGGCCGAGGCGCCGCCGGACGACACCGGGGAGGCACTGGGTCTCAAGCCGTCGCGGCTCACGCTGACCATCGGCTTCGGGCCGTCGCTCTTCGAGAAGTTCGGCCTGGCGGGGCAGCGCCCGCAGGCACTCGTCGACCTGCCCAAGTTCCCGGGTGACAACCTGGAGGCGGCGCGCAGCAACGGCGACCTGTGCATCCAGGCGTGCGCGGACGACCCGCAGGTCGCGGTGCACGCCATCCGCAACCTGGCCCGGATCGGTTTCGGCAAGGTCGCCATCCGCTGGTCGCAGCTCGGCTTCGGCAAGACCTCGTCGACGACGCCGGACGCGCAGACGCCCCGCAACCTGATGGGCTTCAAGGACGGCACCCGCAACATCGCGGGCACCGAGCCGGAGCGGCTGAAGAAGTTCGTGTGGGTGGGCGAGGGCGACGGTCCGGCCTGGATGACCGGTGGCTCGTACCTCGTGGCGCGCCGTATCCGGATGAACATCGAGACCTGGGACCGCACTTCGCTCCAGGAGCAGGAGGACGTGTTCGGCCGGGACAAGGGCGAGGGCGCGCCGGCCGGCAAGGCCAAGGAGCGGGACGAGCCGTTCCTGAAGGCGATGAAGCCGGACGCACACGTCCGGCTCGCGCACCCCGAGTCCAACGACGGGATCACCCTCCTGCGCCGCGGCTACTCCTTCACGGACGGCACCGACGGTCTGGGCCGGCTGGAGGCGGGGCTGTTCTTCCTCGCGTACCAGCGGGACGTACGCAAGGGGTTCATCCCCGTGCAGCGCCGGCTCTCGCACTCCGACGCCCTCAACGAGTACATCCAGCACGTGAGTTCGGCGGTCTTCGCCGCCCCGCCCGGCGTCCGCGACAAGGACGACTGGTGGGGGCGCACGCTGTTCGCCAAGGAGGCTTAG
- the efeU gene encoding iron uptake transporter permease EfeU yields the protein MFGNYLIGLREGLEASLVVCILIAYLVKTDRRDALRPIWTGIAVAVLLALGFGCALEFGSQEMTFEAQEALGGSLSIVAVGLVTWMVFWMRRTARHLKSELHGKLDAALAMGTGALVATAFLAVGREGLETALFVWASVHAASDGTPRPLIGVALGLATAVLLGWLFYRGALRINLAKFFTWTGGMLVVVAAGVIAYGVHDLQEADWIPGLRNLAFDISGAIPPDSWYGTLLKGVFNFQPDPTVLQITVWALYLVPTLAIFLAPVGFASGKGKVKVPDEQGSHESQPSKTS from the coding sequence GTGTTCGGCAACTATCTGATCGGCCTGCGCGAGGGGCTGGAAGCCAGTCTCGTCGTCTGCATCCTCATCGCCTACCTGGTGAAGACGGACCGCAGGGACGCCCTGCGGCCCATCTGGACCGGCATCGCCGTCGCCGTCCTGCTGGCGCTCGGCTTCGGCTGCGCGCTCGAGTTCGGCTCCCAGGAGATGACGTTCGAGGCTCAGGAGGCGCTCGGCGGTTCGCTGTCGATCGTCGCGGTGGGCCTGGTGACCTGGATGGTCTTCTGGATGCGGCGCACCGCCCGGCATCTGAAGTCCGAACTGCACGGGAAGCTGGACGCCGCGCTGGCGATGGGTACCGGCGCGCTGGTCGCGACCGCGTTCCTGGCGGTCGGCCGGGAGGGCCTGGAGACCGCGCTGTTCGTGTGGGCGTCGGTGCACGCGGCGAGCGACGGCACGCCACGCCCGCTGATCGGTGTCGCGCTGGGGCTGGCGACCGCGGTGCTCCTCGGCTGGCTGTTCTACCGGGGCGCCCTGCGGATCAACCTCGCCAAGTTCTTCACCTGGACCGGCGGCATGCTGGTCGTGGTCGCCGCGGGCGTCATCGCGTACGGCGTGCACGACCTGCAGGAAGCCGACTGGATCCCGGGGCTGCGGAACCTGGCCTTCGACATCAGCGGCGCGATCCCGCCGGACAGTTGGTACGGCACCCTCCTCAAGGGCGTCTTCAACTTCCAGCCCGATCCGACCGTCCTTCAGATCACGGTGTGGGCGCTCTACCTGGTGCCGACCCTCGCGATCTTCCTCGCCCCGGTAGGGTTCGCCTCCGGGAAGGGGAAGGTGAAGGTACCTGATGAGCAGGGATCGCACGAGTCGCAGCCCTCGAAGACTTCTTAG
- the efeO gene encoding iron uptake system protein EfeO, giving the protein MRAVRLSVVTAAATAAALAAVTGCTEKSEAGNGDAIQVTAADSKCTTSAKSVPAGQVTLKIENKGSQATEVEILFPDDRIVSEKENIGPGTKYTLTAEVKAGSYQIACRPGMKGLGVRQKLAVTGGKVAKRDPRLDKAVAAYREYAQEQADATIPKVQTFADAVKAGDIEAAKNAFAASRVGWESTEPIAESFGDIDPKTDTRADGLENGQKWTGWHALEKSLWADKKIGAEQKTLADQLVTDLKDWQKRVGKAEITPTSMANGAKELLDEVATGKVTGEEDRYSHTDLSDFKGNVDGAQKSYELLKPVAQENDKALTTELDKQFTALNTLLDKYRSTDPQDKAQNGFVSYDKVTKDQRKELSDAVNALAEPLSKLAATVVK; this is encoded by the coding sequence ATGCGAGCCGTCCGACTTTCAGTTGTCACCGCCGCCGCCACCGCGGCGGCTCTGGCCGCCGTCACGGGCTGCACCGAGAAGAGTGAAGCCGGGAACGGCGACGCGATCCAGGTGACCGCCGCCGACTCGAAGTGCACCACCTCGGCGAAGTCGGTCCCGGCGGGCCAGGTCACGCTGAAGATAGAGAACAAGGGCTCGCAGGCCACCGAGGTCGAGATCCTCTTCCCGGACGACCGGATCGTCTCCGAGAAGGAGAACATCGGTCCGGGCACCAAGTACACGCTGACCGCCGAGGTCAAGGCCGGTTCGTACCAGATCGCCTGCCGCCCCGGCATGAAGGGCCTCGGCGTCCGCCAGAAGCTCGCGGTCACCGGCGGCAAGGTCGCCAAGCGCGACCCGCGCCTGGACAAGGCCGTCGCCGCCTACCGCGAGTACGCGCAGGAGCAGGCCGACGCGACGATCCCGAAGGTGCAGACGTTCGCCGACGCCGTCAAGGCCGGTGACATCGAGGCCGCCAAGAACGCCTTCGCCGCCTCGCGTGTGGGCTGGGAGAGCACCGAGCCGATCGCCGAGTCCTTCGGCGACATCGACCCCAAGACCGACACCCGCGCCGACGGCCTGGAGAACGGCCAGAAGTGGACCGGCTGGCACGCGCTGGAGAAGTCCCTCTGGGCGGACAAGAAGATCGGCGCCGAGCAGAAGACCCTCGCCGACCAGCTGGTCACCGACCTGAAGGACTGGCAGAAGCGGGTCGGCAAGGCCGAGATCACCCCGACCTCCATGGCCAACGGCGCCAAGGAGCTGCTCGACGAGGTCGCCACCGGCAAGGTCACCGGTGAGGAGGACCGCTACTCGCACACCGACCTCAGTGACTTCAAGGGCAACGTCGACGGCGCGCAGAAGTCGTACGAGCTGCTCAAGCCGGTCGCGCAGGAGAACGACAAGGCGCTGACCACCGAGCTCGACAAGCAGTTCACGGCACTGAACACGCTGCTCGACAAGTACCGATCGACCGACCCGCAGGACAAGGCGCAGAACGGCTTCGTGTCGTACGACAAGGTCACCAAGGACCAGCGCAAGGAGCTCTCGGACGCGGTCAACGCGCTGGCCGAGCCGCTCTCCAAGCTCGCCGCGACCGTGGTCAAGTAA
- a CDS encoding TetR/AcrR family transcriptional regulator: MAPTSPQPAPPPGRSAPDSSRRSEKSRRAIFDAALALVGEVGYPRTTIEGVAARAGVGKQTIYRWWPSKAAVLLDAFMDLAERAAREAGQESYEIPDTGDLAADLKQVLRATVDELLNPAFEIPSRALAAEGLVNEALGAEFVSKLLEPQLQLYVKRLRSAQDEGDLRPDLDPRIALELFVSPLAQRWLQRTGPISYAYTDTLVDYALYGLAPRR; encoded by the coding sequence ATGGCCCCGACGTCTCCCCAGCCCGCCCCGCCCCCCGGCAGGTCCGCACCCGACTCCTCGCGCCGCAGCGAGAAGTCCCGTCGCGCGATCTTCGACGCGGCCCTCGCCCTCGTCGGCGAGGTCGGCTACCCCCGGACCACGATCGAGGGCGTCGCCGCCCGCGCCGGAGTCGGCAAGCAGACGATCTACCGGTGGTGGCCGTCGAAGGCCGCGGTGCTCCTGGACGCCTTCATGGACCTCGCGGAGCGGGCGGCCCGGGAGGCGGGACAGGAGTCGTACGAGATCCCGGACACCGGCGACCTCGCCGCCGACCTCAAACAGGTCCTGCGCGCCACCGTCGACGAGCTGCTGAACCCCGCCTTCGAGATCCCCTCGCGCGCCCTGGCCGCCGAGGGCCTGGTGAACGAAGCGCTCGGCGCCGAGTTCGTCAGCAAGCTCCTCGAACCCCAGCTCCAGCTCTACGTGAAGCGGCTCAGGTCCGCCCAGGACGAAGGCGACCTGCGGCCCGACCTCGACCCCCGGATCGCCCTGGAGCTCTTCGTCTCCCCGCTCGCCCAGCGCTGGCTCCAGCGCACCGGCCCGATTTCGTACGCGTACACGGACACCTTGGTGGACTACGCCCTGTACGGGCTCGCTCCACGGAGATAA